A stretch of Amycolatopsis balhimycina FH 1894 DNA encodes these proteins:
- a CDS encoding aminodeoxychorismate/anthranilate synthase component II produces the protein MRVLVVDNYDSFVYNLVQYLAQLGADCTVWRNDVVDLDRVPEFDAVLVSPGPGTPERAGQSMDVVRKCAETRTPMLGVCLGHQALGVVYGATVDRAPELLHGKTSQVRHTGVGILEGLPEEFTATRYHSLTVVPGTISDAVFEITGRTESGIVMGMRHRELPLEGVQFHPESVLTEGGHRMLANWLAAAGHPVDPARVNELERATKALQKAAVA, from the coding sequence ATGCGCGTTCTCGTCGTCGACAACTACGACAGCTTCGTCTACAACCTGGTCCAGTACCTGGCCCAGCTCGGCGCCGACTGCACGGTCTGGCGCAACGACGTCGTGGACCTCGACCGCGTGCCCGAGTTCGACGCCGTGCTCGTCTCCCCGGGCCCGGGGACCCCCGAACGCGCCGGTCAGAGCATGGACGTCGTCCGGAAGTGCGCCGAGACACGCACGCCGATGCTCGGTGTCTGCCTCGGCCACCAGGCGCTGGGCGTCGTCTACGGCGCGACGGTCGACCGCGCCCCCGAGCTGCTCCACGGCAAGACGAGCCAGGTGCGCCACACCGGCGTCGGCATCCTCGAGGGCCTGCCCGAGGAGTTCACGGCCACCCGGTACCACTCCCTGACCGTGGTGCCCGGCACCATTTCCGACGCCGTCTTCGAGATCACCGGCCGCACCGAGTCCGGGATCGTGATGGGGATGCGCCACCGTGAGCTGCCGCTGGAAGGTGTCCAGTTCCACCCGGAGTCCGTGCTCACCGAGGGCGGCCACCGGATGCTCGCGAACTGGCTCGCCGCCGCGGGTCACCCCGTCGACCCGGCCCGGGTGAACGAACTCGAGCGCGCGACCAAGGCGCTCCAGAAGGCCGCTGTTGCGTGA
- a CDS encoding ABC transporter permease gives MTTFAKITTTETKLFLRSPFVGVAGILLPSVLLLAIGAIPGMSEPSPAAGGYRFIDAWVPSLIVISLAMLALQSIPAAVATYREQGVLRRLSTTPVHPVNLLGAQLLIHVVVALAGIGLVLGLANAVYDVPLPKHPLSFVLTLVLGVVSMFALGLIAAAVARTSKAASGVAMIAFLPTMFFGGVYLPRPLLPEVLRRIGDYVPPGSQPLQDAWVGTGVQPLQLAVLGGFAVVGTALAARLFRWE, from the coding sequence ATGACCACCTTCGCCAAGATCACCACCACCGAAACGAAGCTCTTCCTCCGCTCGCCGTTCGTGGGCGTGGCCGGCATCCTGCTGCCGTCGGTCCTGCTGCTCGCGATCGGCGCCATCCCGGGCATGTCCGAACCGAGCCCGGCCGCCGGCGGGTACCGGTTCATCGACGCCTGGGTGCCTTCGCTGATCGTCATCAGCCTCGCGATGCTCGCGCTGCAGTCGATCCCGGCCGCCGTCGCCACCTACCGCGAGCAGGGCGTGCTGCGCCGGCTGTCCACCACACCGGTGCACCCGGTGAACCTGCTGGGCGCGCAGCTGCTGATCCACGTCGTGGTCGCGCTGGCGGGCATCGGGCTCGTGCTCGGGCTGGCCAACGCCGTCTACGACGTCCCGCTGCCGAAGCACCCGTTGTCGTTCGTGCTGACGCTGGTGCTCGGCGTGGTCTCGATGTTCGCGCTCGGCCTGATCGCGGCCGCGGTCGCCCGGACGTCGAAGGCCGCGTCCGGGGTCGCGATGATCGCGTTCCTGCCGACCATGTTCTTCGGTGGCGTGTACCTGCCGCGGCCGCTGCTGCCGGAGGTGCTCCGCCGGATCGGCGACTACGTGCCGCCGGGGTCGCAGCCGCTGCAGGACGCCTGGGTCGGCACCGGCGTGCAGCCGCTGCAGCTGGCCGTGCTCGGCGGCTTCGCGGTGGTCGGAACGGCACTGGCGGCACGGCTGTTCCGCTGGGAGTGA
- a CDS encoding SCO5389 family protein: MSLDVSPALLEKAERGEVTDAEFVTCVKESLPYAWEVITGVIADAEGAADGFADNETPPPSEAARGQLLRALASDAIRGGLERHFGVKLAFQNCHRVAVFKKSELDSDRYRAFVSPRGQLLNQSPELRDC; this comes from the coding sequence ATGTCCCTGGACGTGTCACCCGCGTTGCTGGAAAAGGCCGAGCGCGGGGAGGTCACCGACGCCGAGTTCGTCACCTGCGTCAAGGAGTCCCTGCCCTACGCCTGGGAGGTCATCACCGGCGTCATCGCCGACGCCGAGGGCGCGGCGGACGGCTTCGCCGACAACGAGACGCCGCCCCCGAGCGAAGCCGCCCGCGGCCAGCTGCTGCGGGCGCTGGCGTCGGACGCGATCCGCGGTGGTCTCGAGCGGCACTTCGGCGTCAAGCTGGCCTTCCAGAACTGCCACCGCGTCGCCGTGTTCAAGAAGTCCGAACTCGACAGTGATCGCTACCGGGCGTTCGTCTCGCCGCGCGGCCAGCTGCTCAACCAGAGCCCGGAACTGCGGGACTGCTAG
- a CDS encoding ABC transporter ATP-binding protein translates to MPLIEVTDLRKRYGTRVAVDGVSFTVERGEIFGILGTNGAGKTTTVECLQGLRQADGGTISVLGLDPATDRAALTHRVGVQLQESRLPAKLRVREALELFAAFYPEPADVDTLLDQLDLRDHARSYFGKLSGGQKQRMSIALALVGRPELAILDELTTGLDPHARRETWRLVEGVRATGVTVLLVTHFMDEAERLCDRVAIFDAGRVAATGTPAELRATAGASTLDDAFVSLTRSAR, encoded by the coding sequence ATGCCACTCATCGAAGTCACCGACCTCCGCAAGCGCTACGGCACCCGGGTCGCGGTCGACGGCGTTTCGTTCACCGTCGAGCGTGGCGAAATCTTCGGCATCCTCGGCACCAACGGCGCCGGGAAGACCACCACCGTCGAATGCCTCCAAGGACTCCGCCAGGCCGACGGCGGCACGATCTCCGTGCTCGGCCTGGACCCGGCGACCGACCGCGCGGCGCTGACCCACCGCGTCGGCGTCCAGCTCCAGGAGAGCCGGCTGCCCGCGAAACTGCGGGTGCGGGAAGCGCTGGAACTGTTCGCCGCCTTCTACCCGGAGCCGGCCGACGTCGACACCCTGCTCGACCAGCTCGACCTCCGTGACCACGCCCGCAGCTACTTCGGGAAGCTTTCCGGCGGCCAGAAACAACGCATGTCGATCGCGCTGGCACTCGTGGGGCGGCCCGAGCTGGCGATCCTCGACGAGCTGACCACCGGGCTCGACCCGCACGCCCGCCGCGAAACGTGGCGGCTCGTCGAGGGCGTCCGCGCCACGGGCGTCACGGTCCTGCTGGTCACCCACTTCATGGACGAGGCCGAGCGGCTCTGCGACCGCGTCGCGATCTTCGACGCCGGGCGCGTGGCCGCCACCGGCACCCCGGCCGAGCTCCGCGCCACGGCCGGAGCCTCCACTTTGGACGACGCGTTCGTCTCGCTCACGAGGAGTGCCCGATGA
- a CDS encoding effector-associated constant component EACC1, with the protein MTAGIVAITVPDSDAELPELAAWLRGEDALRGRVQVFDAVVVGVSSNSAGVFCRSLFAWLLRCQARVSLKVKRSGAAEELELDCGAASDAEQVLFAVQGFLDQP; encoded by the coding sequence GTGACGGCTGGGATCGTCGCGATCACCGTGCCAGACTCCGACGCCGAGCTTCCGGAGCTCGCCGCCTGGTTACGCGGGGAGGACGCGCTCCGCGGTCGCGTCCAGGTCTTCGACGCCGTCGTGGTCGGCGTGTCGAGCAACTCCGCCGGCGTCTTCTGCCGCTCGCTCTTCGCGTGGCTGCTGCGTTGCCAAGCCCGTGTCTCACTGAAGGTCAAACGCTCCGGCGCCGCCGAGGAACTCGAGCTCGACTGCGGTGCCGCGAGCGACGCCGAGCAGGTTCTCTTTGCCGTCCAAGGGTTCCTCGACCAGCCCTGA
- a CDS encoding pyridine nucleotide-disulfide oxidoreductase, giving the protein MGAGPAGIYAADILDKSDADVSIDLFERMPAPYGLIRYGVAPDHPRIKGIVMALEKVLSKPNIRLLGNIGYGTDIKLDELREFYDAVIFSTGASADRALDIPGIDLDGSYGAADFVSWYDGHPDAPRSWPLTASSVAVLGVGNVALDVARILAKTADELLTTDIPDNVYQGLRTSPVTDVHVFGRRGPAQAKFTPLELRELDHSPNVEVIVYPEDIEFDEGSIAALRASKQIDMVVKTLQEWAIREPGSRPRRLHLHFFHSPAEVVGEDGRVTGLRTERTELTGDGNVRGTGEFHDWDVQAVYRAVGYLSSHLPELPFDHVAGVVPNEAGRVLDLDDNQLPGVYVTGWIKRGPVGLIGHTKGDAAETIASLLSDAETLRAPKYGSPDAILDFLGTRGIPFTTWEGWGKLDAHEKALGTAAGRERIKVVEREEMTRVSRG; this is encoded by the coding sequence GTGGGCGCCGGTCCCGCCGGGATCTACGCCGCCGACATCCTGGACAAGTCCGACGCCGACGTCTCCATCGACCTGTTCGAGCGGATGCCCGCGCCTTACGGGCTGATCCGGTACGGCGTCGCGCCCGATCACCCCCGCATCAAGGGCATCGTGATGGCGCTGGAGAAGGTGCTTTCGAAGCCGAACATCCGGCTGCTGGGCAACATCGGCTACGGCACCGACATCAAGCTCGACGAGCTGCGCGAGTTCTACGACGCGGTGATCTTCTCGACCGGCGCGTCCGCCGACCGCGCGCTCGACATCCCGGGCATCGACCTCGACGGCAGCTACGGCGCCGCGGACTTCGTCTCCTGGTACGACGGCCACCCGGACGCGCCGCGCTCGTGGCCGCTCACCGCTTCTTCGGTCGCGGTGCTGGGTGTCGGGAACGTGGCTCTGGACGTCGCGCGCATCCTGGCGAAGACGGCCGACGAGCTGCTGACCACGGACATCCCGGACAACGTGTACCAGGGCCTGCGGACGAGCCCGGTGACGGACGTGCACGTGTTCGGCCGCCGTGGCCCGGCGCAGGCGAAGTTCACGCCGCTGGAGCTGCGGGAGCTGGACCACTCGCCGAACGTCGAGGTCATCGTCTACCCCGAGGACATCGAGTTCGACGAGGGCAGCATCGCGGCGCTGCGGGCGTCGAAGCAGATCGACATGGTCGTGAAGACGTTGCAGGAGTGGGCGATCCGCGAGCCCGGTTCACGCCCGCGCCGGCTGCACCTGCACTTCTTCCACTCACCGGCCGAGGTCGTCGGCGAGGACGGCCGCGTCACCGGCCTGCGCACCGAGCGGACCGAGCTGACCGGCGACGGGAACGTCCGCGGCACGGGCGAGTTCCACGACTGGGACGTCCAGGCGGTGTACCGCGCGGTGGGTTACCTGTCGTCGCACCTGCCGGAGCTCCCGTTCGACCACGTGGCGGGCGTCGTGCCGAACGAGGCGGGCCGCGTGCTGGACCTGGACGACAACCAGCTACCGGGCGTCTACGTGACGGGCTGGATCAAGCGCGGCCCGGTGGGCCTGATCGGTCACACGAAGGGCGACGCGGCCGAGACGATCGCGAGCCTGCTGTCGGACGCGGAAACGCTTCGCGCGCCGAAGTACGGCTCGCCGGACGCGATCCTGGACTTCCTCGGGACGCGCGGAATCCCGTTCACGACCTGGGAAGGCTGGGGCAAGCTCGACGCGCACGAGAAGGCACTGGGCACGGCGGCGGGCCGCGAGCGCATCAAGGTGGTGGAGCGCGAGGAGATGACGCGCGTCTCGCGCGGCTAA
- a CDS encoding ABC transporter ATP-binding protein has translation MIRLEGVGKRYGRGDFVLHDVDLTVEPGHVVGILGSNGSGKSTLLRIMAGVSHPTTGTVGGTPRVGYLPDRFPAGQRMGARAYLRHMARIRGLTDLSAIDPLLERLALVGGPTAPLRTLSKGNAQKVGLAQAVLVRPDLLILDEPWSGLDVGTHAILGELVAETRARGASVVFTDHRPAVVHDHADVVHLMDEGRLTAESAEPTTRIVLRGRGTGWADEPGVRHVVAEGSQLALTVEVGCVDAVLLRALKDGWSVREVAPCSP, from the coding sequence GTGATCCGGCTCGAGGGGGTCGGCAAGCGGTACGGGCGCGGTGACTTCGTCCTGCACGACGTCGACCTGACCGTCGAGCCGGGGCACGTCGTCGGGATCCTCGGCAGCAACGGCTCCGGCAAGTCGACGCTGCTGCGGATCATGGCCGGTGTCTCGCACCCGACCACCGGCACGGTGGGCGGCACCCCGCGGGTCGGCTACCTGCCGGACCGCTTCCCGGCGGGCCAGCGCATGGGTGCCCGGGCCTACCTGCGGCACATGGCACGCATCCGCGGGCTCACCGACCTCTCGGCGATCGACCCGCTGCTCGAACGGCTCGCCCTCGTCGGCGGCCCGACGGCGCCGCTGCGCACCCTGTCCAAGGGCAACGCCCAGAAGGTGGGGCTCGCGCAGGCCGTGCTGGTCCGGCCCGACCTGCTGATCCTCGACGAGCCGTGGTCCGGCCTGGACGTGGGGACGCACGCGATCCTCGGCGAGCTCGTGGCCGAGACGCGGGCGCGCGGGGCGAGCGTCGTGTTCACCGACCACCGGCCGGCGGTGGTGCACGACCACGCCGACGTCGTCCACCTCATGGACGAGGGCAGGCTCACCGCGGAAAGCGCGGAGCCGACCACGCGGATCGTGCTCCGGGGCCGCGGAACCGGGTGGGCGGACGAGCCCGGCGTGCGGCACGTCGTCGCGGAAGGGTCCCAACTGGCGCTCACCGTCGAAGTCGGCTGCGTCGACGCCGTGCTGCTGCGCGCGCTCAAGGACGGCTGGTCGGTGCGGGAGGTGGCGCCGTGCTCGCCCTGA
- the crgA gene encoding cell division protein CrgA produces MPKSKVRKKTAYTPPADRRTPVKVRAAGPTGLAWKIPMFGFMVLGLVWLLVNYIAGDKISWMADLGNWNFAGGFALMIAGLLMTMRWR; encoded by the coding sequence ATGCCCAAGTCCAAGGTCCGCAAGAAGACCGCTTACACCCCACCTGCCGACCGGCGCACGCCGGTGAAGGTGCGGGCCGCCGGCCCGACCGGCCTCGCCTGGAAGATCCCGATGTTCGGGTTCATGGTCCTGGGCCTGGTGTGGCTGCTGGTGAACTACATCGCCGGGGACAAGATCTCCTGGATGGCCGACCTGGGGAACTGGAACTTCGCCGGCGGGTTCGCGCTGATGATCGCGGGCCTGCTCATGACTATGCGCTGGCGTTGA
- a CDS encoding class E sortase, which yields MREGPDDDRRRQPGQRPMPQRRPVTPPRGQVPPHQPQRGPQGQPPRRPQGPPPRRYAGPPPLPGANEETVIFAPVGRGGTATKEKTAPPPLGKGGVAIRTAGEILITLGLVVLLFMVYELYVTDLFSAGKQSEASDQLDGEWAHDRTLHPELIDGKAFARIHIPTFGVDYNFTIQEGTDDAALEVGPGHYKGTSLPGEPGNFAVAGHRVGKGAPFNDLDNLSSCDQIVIETSADFYIYKVLPYDDEVKDWAGGKGADPKCKGVSTLRDPNAEDGGAYSETFGRKVVLPSNGTAVNPVPYKGADVLPKAQQAALLTLTTCHPQFSARERLIITSVLTQQVPKNQVKNYADLLSKIGEA from the coding sequence ATGCGCGAAGGACCGGATGACGACCGGCGCAGACAGCCCGGACAACGGCCGATGCCCCAGCGACGTCCCGTGACGCCCCCGCGCGGCCAGGTGCCGCCCCACCAGCCCCAACGCGGCCCCCAGGGGCAGCCACCCCGGCGTCCGCAAGGGCCGCCGCCCCGTCGTTACGCCGGCCCGCCCCCGCTGCCCGGCGCGAACGAAGAGACCGTCATCTTCGCCCCGGTCGGGAGGGGCGGCACCGCGACCAAGGAGAAGACCGCCCCGCCCCCGCTCGGCAAGGGCGGCGTCGCGATCCGGACCGCCGGCGAAATCCTCATCACGCTCGGCCTGGTCGTGCTGCTGTTCATGGTCTACGAGCTCTACGTGACCGACCTGTTCTCGGCGGGCAAGCAGTCAGAGGCGAGCGACCAGCTCGACGGCGAGTGGGCGCACGACCGCACGCTGCACCCCGAGCTGATCGACGGCAAGGCGTTCGCCCGCATCCACATCCCCACCTTCGGCGTCGACTACAACTTCACCATCCAGGAGGGCACCGACGACGCCGCCCTCGAAGTCGGCCCCGGCCACTACAAGGGCACGTCGCTGCCCGGCGAGCCCGGCAACTTCGCCGTGGCCGGTCACCGCGTCGGCAAGGGTGCCCCGTTCAACGACCTGGACAACCTCTCATCTTGTGACCAGATCGTGATCGAGACCTCCGCGGACTTCTACATATACAAGGTCCTGCCGTACGACGACGAGGTGAAGGACTGGGCCGGTGGCAAGGGTGCCGACCCGAAGTGCAAGGGCGTCTCGACCCTGCGCGACCCGAACGCCGAAGACGGCGGCGCGTACAGCGAGACCTTCGGCCGCAAGGTCGTGCTGCCCAGCAACGGCACCGCGGTGAACCCGGTCCCGTACAAGGGCGCCGACGTGCTGCCGAAGGCCCAGCAGGCCGCGCTGCTCACACTCACCACCTGCCACCCGCAGTTCTCCGCGCGGGAGCGGCTCATCATCACCTCGGTGCTGACCCAGCAGGTGCCGAAGAACCAGGTCAAGAACTACGCCGACCTGCTTTCGAAGATCGGGGAGGCCTGA
- a CDS encoding response regulator gives MLEHPRTVIAEDQYLLRDGLTHLLTAHGFDVVAAVASGPELVAALREHRPEVSIVDVRMPPTNTDEGLQVSLAARREFPGLPILVLSQHVEQLYARELLADGTGAIGYLLKDRVFNADQFIDAVRRVAAGGTVMDPEVIAKLVAGNASDPLAALTPREREVLSLMAEGCSNAAIAARLHFSEGAVGKHTANLFTKLGITASDDTNRRVMAVLAYLGAGT, from the coding sequence GTGCTTGAGCACCCCAGAACCGTCATCGCCGAAGACCAGTACCTCCTCCGAGACGGCTTGACGCATCTCCTGACGGCACACGGCTTCGACGTCGTCGCGGCGGTCGCGAGCGGCCCCGAGCTGGTGGCGGCGTTGCGCGAACACCGGCCCGAGGTGTCCATTGTGGACGTGAGGATGCCGCCGACCAACACCGACGAAGGACTGCAGGTTTCGCTGGCGGCGCGCCGGGAGTTCCCCGGGCTGCCGATCCTGGTGCTGTCCCAGCACGTCGAGCAGCTGTACGCCCGCGAACTGCTGGCCGACGGCACCGGCGCGATCGGCTACCTGCTGAAGGACCGGGTGTTCAACGCGGACCAGTTCATCGACGCGGTCCGCCGGGTGGCGGCGGGCGGCACGGTGATGGACCCCGAGGTGATCGCGAAACTGGTGGCGGGCAACGCGTCCGACCCGCTGGCGGCATTGACACCGCGCGAGCGCGAAGTGCTGTCCCTGATGGCGGAAGGCTGCTCCAACGCGGCGATCGCGGCCCGGCTGCACTTCAGCGAAGGAGCGGTCGGCAAGCACACGGCCAACCTCTTCACCAAGCTCGGCATCACCGCCTCGGACGACACGAACCGCCGGGTCATGGCGGTTCTCGCCTACCTCGGCGCGGGGACTTAG
- a CDS encoding sensor histidine kinase, translated as MPYLRALGRALALAAFSLLSWVDVLIQLVTFAMLCGGLVFFFGPTVLWARGRSATVRALAARWCGVEIEAPYRPEPPEPARERDGWYRDGNQLYKRAFWIRWQHRLTWAMEDPATGREFTWQLVNPLCTLLLPVAVLLGGPAVLRGYGRWTRWWIGPRPPAEPTRKNWLHRHLEALGHQAGFFAVSVVLLIFSTFQLVVMVFFMPVATPVVLANRTITDTLRREAGKLTGVPIARPYLPPPGLPVPRPDGLYQAGNHLYEEPFWPVQHARTRWVYRDRGTWRDLACGLLFPLVSLVLILPTVALAGRGLVGLAALWIWRPFVSPHVDWFPLPEVTTHLGALAQTPVLLAMAVAGLVPAPWLARQQVRFARVWLGPTESSRLAHRVERLKQTRSDVTVTQAAELRRIERDLHDGIQSRLVAMGMKLGAVEALVDTDPEAAKRLAAELRASSSEALTELRVLIRGIHPPVLSERGLLDAVRALALDSPLKTQVTGSLPGRVEEPVEACVYFAVSELLGNAAKHGAKRVTIDVAFADDLLTVVVTDEGPGGANPARGSGLRGIERRLGGFDGRLTLTSPIGGPTKATLEIPCLSTPEPSSPKTSTSSETA; from the coding sequence GTGCCGTACCTGCGTGCGCTGGGCCGGGCGCTGGCGCTGGCCGCGTTCTCGCTGCTCAGCTGGGTGGACGTGCTGATCCAGCTGGTCACGTTCGCGATGCTCTGCGGCGGGCTGGTCTTCTTCTTCGGCCCCACGGTCTTGTGGGCCCGTGGCCGGTCGGCGACCGTGCGCGCGCTGGCCGCGCGCTGGTGCGGCGTCGAGATCGAAGCGCCGTACCGGCCCGAGCCGCCGGAGCCGGCGCGGGAGCGCGACGGCTGGTACCGCGACGGCAACCAGCTCTACAAGCGGGCGTTCTGGATCCGCTGGCAGCACCGGCTCACCTGGGCGATGGAGGACCCGGCGACGGGCCGCGAGTTCACCTGGCAGCTCGTGAACCCGCTGTGCACGCTGTTACTGCCGGTGGCCGTCCTGCTCGGCGGCCCGGCCGTGCTGCGCGGCTACGGCCGGTGGACGCGCTGGTGGATCGGCCCTCGCCCGCCCGCCGAGCCCACGCGCAAGAACTGGCTGCACCGGCACCTCGAAGCGCTGGGTCACCAGGCCGGATTCTTCGCGGTTTCGGTGGTGCTGCTGATCTTCTCGACCTTCCAGCTGGTCGTCATGGTCTTCTTCATGCCGGTGGCCACTCCGGTCGTGCTGGCGAACCGGACGATCACGGACACGCTGCGCCGGGAGGCCGGGAAATTGACGGGCGTGCCGATCGCGCGGCCGTACCTGCCGCCGCCGGGATTGCCGGTGCCCCGCCCCGATGGGCTCTACCAGGCAGGCAACCATCTGTACGAGGAGCCGTTCTGGCCGGTCCAGCACGCCCGCACGCGGTGGGTGTACCGCGACCGCGGCACCTGGCGCGACCTCGCCTGCGGCCTGCTCTTCCCGCTGGTTTCGCTCGTCCTGATCCTTCCGACGGTCGCTTTGGCCGGCCGAGGACTCGTCGGACTCGCGGCGCTCTGGATCTGGCGGCCGTTCGTGTCGCCGCATGTCGACTGGTTCCCGTTGCCCGAGGTGACGACGCACCTCGGCGCGCTCGCGCAGACACCCGTCCTGCTGGCCATGGCTGTCGCCGGGCTGGTGCCGGCGCCGTGGCTCGCCCGGCAGCAGGTGCGGTTCGCCCGGGTGTGGCTCGGGCCGACCGAGTCGTCCCGGCTGGCCCACCGCGTCGAGCGGCTGAAGCAGACCCGTTCCGACGTCACGGTCACGCAGGCGGCGGAGCTGCGCCGGATCGAGCGCGACCTGCACGACGGCATCCAGTCGCGGCTGGTCGCGATGGGCATGAAGCTCGGCGCGGTCGAGGCACTGGTGGACACCGACCCGGAGGCGGCGAAACGGCTCGCGGCGGAGTTGCGCGCGTCGTCGTCGGAAGCGCTCACCGAGCTGCGAGTGCTGATCCGCGGCATTCACCCGCCGGTGCTGTCCGAGCGTGGGCTGCTGGACGCCGTGCGCGCGCTGGCCCTGGACAGCCCGCTGAAGACGCAGGTCACGGGCTCGCTGCCGGGACGAGTCGAAGAACCGGTGGAGGCGTGTGTGTACTTCGCGGTGTCCGAACTGCTCGGCAACGCGGCCAAGCACGGCGCGAAGCGGGTGACGATCGATGTCGCCTTCGCGGACGACCTGCTCACGGTGGTGGTGACGGACGAAGGCCCGGGTGGCGCGAACCCGGCACGCGGCTCCGGGCTGCGCGGAATCGAGCGCCGGCTGGGCGGCTTCGACGGTAGGTTGACGCTGACCAGCCCGATCGGCGGCCCGACGAAGGCGACCCTGGAGATCCCGTGCTTGAGCACCCCAGAACCGTCATCGCCGAAGACCAGTACCTCCTCCGAGACGGCTTGA